From the Solea senegalensis isolate Sse05_10M linkage group LG16, IFAPA_SoseM_1, whole genome shotgun sequence genome, one window contains:
- the cln8 gene encoding protein CLN8, with amino-acid sequence MDADQPLSPLPQPSAHYFQWDYRLQVISLGFGFYAAAFLLSHLLSAALSSTYNSLLSKEKVFWNLAATRAVFGIQSSVAGLRALTENSVLARDRVTGQEDWSWFTILTATGFFVFENVALHVSSVVFWSFDGPLATHHFFALAGYAGAVVWDFTGHYLPMVTLLLEMSTPFTCVSWMLLKAGWAHTLIWRANQWVMIHMFHCRMVLTYYMWWVTFTHWSDINAHMALAHRLLYYTGLALLTVVLNPMWTHKKTMQLLNPVDWNFGNKSVPLNGAVRGQTGVRPVKPHAS; translated from the exons ATGGATGCTGACCAGCCACTCAGCCCTCTTCCCCAGCCCAGTGCACACTATTTCCAATGGGACTATCGCCTCCAGGTTATTAGCCTGGGATTCGGATTCTACGCAGCAGCATTCCTCCTCTCCCACCTCCTCTCTGCGGCTCTGTCCAGCACCTACAACTCCCTGCTATCTAAGGAGAAAGTCTTCTGGAACCTTGCAGCCACTCGGGCCGTGTTTGGCATCCAGAGTTCTGTAGCAGGCCTCCGGGCGCTGACCGAGAACTCTGTGTTGGCCAGAGACAGAGTGACGGGTCAGGAGGACTGGTCGTGGTTCACTATCCTAACAGCCACGGGCTTCTTCGTGTTTGAGAATGTGGCACTTCACGTCTCCAGTGTGGTGTTTTGGTCGTTTGACGGCCCACTGGCGACGCACCATTTCTTCGCCCTCGCGGGGTATGCAGGGGCGGTTGTGTGGGATTTCACTGGTCACTACCTGCCCATGGTTACTCTGCTGCTGGAGATGAGCACACCGTTTACCTGTGTATCCTGGATGTTACTGAAG GCTGGCTGGGCACACACTCTGATCTGGAGAGCCAACCAGTGGGTGATGATCCATATGTTCCACTGTCGCATGGTCCTCACCTACTACATGTGGTGGGTAACCTTCACCCACTGGAGTGACATCAATGCTCACATGGCCCTAGCCCATCGGCTGCTCTACTACACTGGCCTCGCTCTGCTCACAGTGGTCCTCAATCCCATGTGGACACACAAGAAGACCATGCAGCTGCTCAACCCCGTGGACTGGAACTTTGGCAACAAGTCGGTTCCCCTGAATGGTGCCGTACGCGGCCAAACTGGAGTTAGACCTGTTAAGCCTCATGCAAGCTGA